The region ACCCGACCTCAGCGAAAATGCGAGTTCTGTTCGACAGCTCTTTCGCAGCATCGTCGCTCCTGGCCAGCGCCGCGGCCGGTCCTGTGGATGTTGTCGTAGCCGTCTCTCCTCCCTTGCAGGTGGGCCTAACCGCGAGCCTCATTTGCAAATGGCGCCGGGCACGGCTATTCCTGCACGTGCAGGACATCGTGCCCGACGCCGCGGTCGCGGTCGGGGCCCTAGCGGAGGGCAGTCTCCCGGTGCGCATCGCCCGCGCCCTCGAACGGTTCGTCTATGCGCGCGCCGATTCGATCGGCGTGATTTCCGATGGCTTCACCCGCAACCTGCGGGCGAAGGGCGTACCGGCGGGCAAGATCGCACTCTTGCCCAATTGGGTCGACACCGACGAGATCCGTCCGACGCCATGCGCCCCGAGCTTTCGGGAGGTCCACGGGATACCCGCTGACGCATTCGTCGTTATGTATTCGGGCAGCCTTGCGTCGAAGCAGGGACTCGAGACGCTGATCGACGCCGCGGCGTTGCTCGCCGGCGATCCGCGCGCGACAGTCTGCGTCATCGGCGACGGCCCCAGGGCGCCCGCCTTGCGGCGACGAGCCAAAGACCTGCGGTTGAAGAACGTGCGCTTTCTTCCACTCCAACCACGGGCCTCGCTGGCGGGACAACTCGCAGCCGCGGATTTGCTCGTCATCACCCAGGTCGCCGGCGTTCGCGACATCGTCCTCCCGGGCAAGCTCGGCTATTACCTCGCGGCCGGCCGGCCAATTCTCGCCGCGGTCCATCCTGACAGCGAGACCGCTCGCCTCTTGAAGCGCGCAGATGCCGGCATCGTCACAGCGCCGGAAGAC is a window of Chloroflexota bacterium DNA encoding:
- a CDS encoding WcaI family glycosyltransferase, yielding MRVLILGLNYLPETTSIGPYTADLAECLARRGHSVQVVTGFPMAPQWSIPAPYRSKLFMAETVRGIPVTRCFLFVPRNPTSAKMRVLFDSSFAASSLLASAAAGPVDVVVAVSPPLQVGLTASLICKWRRARLFLHVQDIVPDAAVAVGALAEGSLPVRIARALERFVYARADSIGVISDGFTRNLRAKGVPAGKIALLPNWVDTDEIRPTPCAPSFREVHGIPADAFVVMYSGSLASKQGLETLIDAAALLAGDPRATVCVIGDGPRAPALRRRAKDLRLKNVRFLPLQPRASLAGQLAAADLLVITQVAGVRDIVLPGKLGYYLAAGRPILAAVHPDSETARLLKRADAGIVTAPEDAAGMASAIRSLMQAPQDAERLGRNGRLYAESNMSKTRGLIRFAEHLERLVMCG